One Streptomyces sp. NBC_00102 DNA segment encodes these proteins:
- a CDS encoding adenylate/guanylate cyclase domain-containing protein produces the protein MPGQLFGVAELGRAIEEVLLGGGRVWTRQEMAERSGVGAGRTARIWRALGFPMVDEDARVFTDADVEALRAGERLIAAGLITEESEIMMARALGHHLSRLAEWEVHTLWSWINRESEFTLDGGKLMTHAAALLPEMEALQQHVWRRHLAAYAERVLAEAAEGAEVRETAHTGAESRDPGFEGRAAGGPVPPHEGAEVRDRAVGFTDMVGYTRLTRGLGNAELVRVLDLFESLTGDVVAEGGGRVVKTIGDEVLFVCESASEAADTALELTARAAAEPRLPQVRTGLAHGAVLSRFGDVYGAAVNIAARLTAVARPDTVLVNTELAGELSGMPGYDLRSLRPVSVRGYSRLRPVLLRPARPGGQGGRGGRGGRGD, from the coding sequence GTGCCCGGGCAGCTCTTCGGGGTCGCCGAACTCGGCCGGGCCATCGAGGAGGTGCTGCTCGGCGGGGGACGTGTCTGGACGCGGCAGGAGATGGCCGAGCGGTCCGGGGTCGGGGCCGGGCGCACTGCGCGGATCTGGCGCGCGCTCGGTTTCCCGATGGTCGACGAGGACGCGCGTGTCTTCACCGACGCCGACGTCGAGGCGCTGCGCGCGGGGGAACGGCTCATCGCGGCCGGGCTCATCACCGAGGAGAGCGAGATCATGATGGCCCGCGCCCTGGGCCACCATCTCTCCCGGCTGGCGGAGTGGGAGGTGCACACCCTCTGGTCCTGGATCAACCGGGAGTCCGAGTTCACGCTGGACGGCGGGAAGTTGATGACGCACGCCGCGGCCCTGCTGCCGGAGATGGAGGCGTTGCAGCAGCACGTGTGGCGCCGGCACCTCGCCGCTTACGCGGAACGCGTCCTGGCCGAGGCGGCCGAAGGGGCCGAGGTGCGGGAGACCGCGCACACCGGGGCCGAGTCGCGGGATCCCGGCTTCGAGGGCCGGGCGGCGGGCGGCCCGGTGCCGCCGCACGAGGGTGCCGAAGTCCGCGACCGGGCGGTGGGCTTCACCGACATGGTCGGCTACACCCGGCTGACCAGAGGGCTCGGGAACGCCGAACTCGTCCGCGTACTGGACCTGTTCGAGAGTCTCACCGGGGACGTGGTCGCCGAGGGCGGGGGCCGGGTGGTGAAGACCATCGGTGACGAGGTCCTCTTCGTCTGCGAGTCGGCGTCCGAGGCCGCCGACACGGCCTTGGAACTGACCGCCCGCGCTGCGGCCGAACCCCGGCTGCCGCAGGTGCGGACCGGGCTCGCCCACGGAGCCGTACTCAGTCGCTTCGGCGACGTCTACGGCGCGGCCGTCAACATCGCCGCCCGGCTCACGGCCGTGGCCCGCCCCGACACGGTGCTGGTCAACACCGAGCTGGCCGGGGAGCTTTCGGGGATGCCGGGCTACGACCTCCGGTCACTGAGGCCCGTATCGGTACGCGGGTACAGCAGGCTGCGCCCGGTACTGCTCCGGCCGGCCAGGCCGGGCGGGCAGGGCGGACGGGGCGGACGGGGCGGACGGGGCGACTGA
- a CDS encoding universal stress protein, whose amino-acid sequence MGAYRTVMVGTDGSESSLAAVERAARLAADCAAELVIACAYLPMRGHELAAAQDQLKAEAYQVVGSAPAEATLRVAADRARAQGAGAIRTVAVEDEPVAALARTAREVSADLLVVGNRGLRSLAGRILGSVPADIARKAPLDVLIVHTT is encoded by the coding sequence GTGGGCGCCTACCGCACGGTCATGGTCGGTACGGACGGCTCGGAGTCGTCGTTGGCGGCGGTCGAGAGGGCGGCCCGGCTCGCCGCCGACTGCGCGGCCGAACTCGTCATCGCCTGCGCGTATCTACCGATGCGCGGGCACGAACTGGCAGCGGCGCAGGATCAGTTGAAGGCCGAGGCCTATCAGGTGGTGGGCTCGGCGCCCGCCGAGGCCACGCTGCGCGTCGCGGCGGACCGGGCCAGGGCGCAGGGCGCGGGCGCGATACGGACGGTCGCGGTGGAGGACGAGCCGGTCGCCGCGCTCGCCCGGACCGCCCGGGAGGTCTCGGCCGATCTGCTGGTCGTCGGCAACCGGGGGCTGCGCTCGCTCGCCGGGCGCATCCTCGGCTCCGTACCGGCGGACATCGCCCGCAAGGCCCCGCTCGACGTGCTGATCGTGCACACCACATGA
- a CDS encoding DUF2316 family protein, with product MSLNEAERRRTSAELSQNLTLSGLTEEEAAADLGVTPDEVRRALDVTERTGPVEVWQLRDYLDQAVRDAGGRPAPFTVLTDRARRSALAWFALREAPRHDFTPR from the coding sequence ATGTCCCTGAACGAGGCCGAACGCCGCCGCACGAGCGCGGAGTTGAGTCAGAACCTGACCCTGTCCGGCCTGACCGAGGAGGAAGCCGCGGCGGACCTGGGCGTCACCCCGGACGAGGTGCGGCGGGCCCTCGACGTCACGGAGAGGACCGGCCCGGTGGAGGTGTGGCAACTGCGCGACTACCTCGATCAGGCCGTACGGGACGCGGGCGGGCGGCCCGCCCCGTTCACCGTACTGACGGACCGCGCACGCCGGTCCGCCCTCGCGTGGTTCGCGCTGCGGGAGGCCCCGCGGCACGATTTCACCCCGCGGTGA
- a CDS encoding aldo/keto reductase: MTTTDTTANGAPRAGGAGRIGARTVSRIGFGAMQLPRLRDDRAAALAVVRRAVELGVDHIDTAHFYGDGFANDVLREALRPEDGVLVVSKVGATPHSGGPHPMRLAQRPEELRASVEDNLKSLGVDRIPLVNLRRAERAPGLIAEGDQVVDIDDQLATMTALRDEGKIDAIGISHVGMAELRRALPVGLACVQNAYSLVARDDEEMLRLCVAEDIAWVPYFPLGSAFPGMPKVTDEPAVVALAESLGSTPAQIGLSWLLHHAPNVLLIPGTADTGHLEANVAAGAVALDATALAALDAVPTR, encoded by the coding sequence ATGACGACCACAGACACCACGGCGAACGGCGCTCCCCGCGCCGGAGGGGCCGGCCGGATCGGCGCCCGTACCGTCTCCCGCATCGGCTTCGGCGCCATGCAGCTGCCCCGCCTCCGCGACGACCGCGCCGCCGCCCTCGCGGTCGTACGCCGGGCGGTCGAGCTCGGCGTCGACCACATCGACACCGCGCACTTCTACGGGGACGGCTTCGCCAACGACGTCCTGCGCGAAGCGCTCCGGCCCGAGGACGGCGTCCTCGTCGTCAGCAAGGTCGGCGCGACGCCCCACTCCGGTGGCCCGCACCCGATGCGCCTCGCCCAGCGGCCCGAGGAACTGCGGGCCTCGGTCGAGGACAACCTGAAGAGCCTCGGCGTCGACCGGATTCCCCTGGTCAATCTGCGCCGCGCCGAACGCGCTCCCGGCCTGATCGCCGAGGGCGATCAAGTGGTCGACATCGACGACCAGTTGGCCACCATGACCGCACTGCGCGACGAGGGAAAGATCGACGCGATCGGCATCAGCCACGTCGGCATGGCCGAGCTGCGCCGGGCGCTCCCGGTGGGCCTGGCCTGCGTGCAGAACGCGTACAGCCTGGTGGCCCGCGACGACGAGGAGATGCTCCGGCTCTGCGTCGCGGAGGACATCGCCTGGGTGCCGTACTTCCCGCTCGGCAGCGCGTTCCCCGGCATGCCGAAGGTGACGGACGAACCCGCCGTCGTAGCGCTCGCCGAATCGCTGGGCAGCACCCCTGCCCAGATCGGCCTGTCCTGGCTGCTCCACCACGCACCGAACGTGCTGCTCATCCCCGGTACGGCCGATACCGGGCACCTGGAGGCGAACGTCGCGGCCGGCGCGGTCGCGCTCGACGCGACGGCCCTCGCCGCCCTGGACGCGGTGCCGACCCGCTGA
- a CDS encoding TetR/AcrR family transcriptional regulator, which produces MRAAAPRPARADARRNRDKLIEAARSAFAAADDTVPLETVARAAGVGIGTLYRHFPTREALVEAVFAAELDAVTASADELLAGLPPEVALRAWMDRYAGFVATKRGMLGTLRAGWASGAIATPATRERLTAAIGVLLAAGARTGSLRSDVDPDDVTTMVFGVFHSVAVDDTPDRIGRVLDLVVDALRPRDGGGAHPVAD; this is translated from the coding sequence GTGCGGGCCGCCGCGCCCCGGCCCGCCCGCGCCGACGCGCGGCGCAACCGCGACAAGCTGATCGAGGCGGCCCGCTCGGCGTTCGCCGCCGCCGACGACACCGTCCCGCTGGAGACGGTCGCCCGTGCGGCGGGCGTCGGCATCGGCACCCTCTACCGGCACTTCCCCACCCGCGAAGCCCTGGTGGAAGCCGTGTTCGCGGCCGAACTGGACGCCGTCACCGCGAGCGCCGACGAGCTCCTCGCCGGGCTCCCGCCCGAGGTGGCCCTGCGCGCCTGGATGGACCGCTACGCCGGGTTCGTCGCCACCAAGCGCGGCATGCTGGGCACGCTCCGGGCGGGCTGGGCCTCCGGAGCCATCGCCACCCCGGCCACCCGGGAGCGCCTCACCGCCGCCATCGGGGTCCTTCTCGCCGCCGGTGCGCGCACCGGTTCGCTCCGGTCGGACGTCGACCCCGACGACGTCACCACCATGGTCTTCGGCGTCTTCCACTCCGTGGCCGTCGACGACACCCCGGACCGGATCGGCCGGGTGCTCGACCTCGTCGTCGACGCCCTGCGCCCGCGCGACGGAGGCGGCGCCCACCCGGTGGCGGACTGA
- a CDS encoding MFS transporter gives MPTGFGRLWSAQTVSSLGDGVTQAALPLIALTLTRDPRALAVVTAAGTLPWLLFGVLGGALVDRWDRRRTMWVADAARAVLLGIPAAAAVLDVLSIPLLAAVAFLLGLGGLFFDTAATAYLPELLHRDPALLERANSRLRGAQTAMSGFAGPPAGSALLALGRAVPLVADAVSFLLSALLVRTLPATPRPVPEAREPLLRQARAGASYVFRNPLLLGLALRPAVGNVAFIAVETVLALFAHERLGIDTYGFGLLLTAEATGGLLGAGIASRLGRRLGTGAALTCTAAVEGLAVLGLAAAPNPYVAGAALAVCGAGMGATMVIAPSLRQTIVPAHLMGRVASTSRMLAMCAAPVGAFLGGWLATAYDIRTPLYAAAGLLLAMTALTATMTSNRRVEAALRAAAPAAVPDTAPAAVPDTAGAAGPDRPEAVAAP, from the coding sequence TTGCCGACCGGCTTCGGGCGGCTCTGGAGCGCGCAGACGGTCTCCTCGCTCGGTGACGGGGTGACGCAGGCCGCGCTGCCGCTGATCGCGCTGACGCTGACGCGGGATCCGAGGGCGCTCGCCGTCGTCACGGCCGCGGGGACACTGCCGTGGTTACTCTTCGGGGTGCTCGGCGGAGCTCTGGTGGACCGGTGGGACCGCCGGCGCACGATGTGGGTCGCCGACGCGGCGCGTGCCGTACTGCTCGGGATACCCGCGGCGGCGGCCGTCCTCGACGTACTGAGCATTCCGCTGCTCGCGGCCGTCGCCTTCCTGCTCGGCCTCGGCGGACTCTTCTTCGACACGGCCGCCACGGCCTATCTCCCGGAGCTGCTCCACCGGGACCCCGCACTCCTGGAGCGCGCCAACTCCCGTCTGCGCGGCGCCCAGACCGCCATGTCCGGCTTCGCGGGGCCGCCCGCGGGCAGTGCGCTGCTCGCGCTCGGGCGGGCGGTCCCGCTGGTCGCCGACGCGGTGTCGTTCCTGCTCTCCGCGCTCCTCGTGCGCACGCTGCCCGCCACGCCCCGGCCCGTGCCGGAGGCCCGCGAACCGCTGCTCCGGCAGGCACGGGCCGGGGCCTCGTACGTCTTCCGGAACCCGCTGCTGCTCGGGCTGGCGCTCCGCCCGGCGGTCGGGAACGTCGCCTTCATCGCCGTGGAGACCGTCCTCGCCCTCTTCGCGCACGAGCGCCTCGGCATCGACACCTACGGCTTCGGCCTGCTCCTCACCGCGGAGGCCACCGGCGGTCTGCTCGGTGCGGGCATCGCCTCCCGCCTCGGCCGGCGCCTCGGTACCGGCGCCGCGCTGACCTGCACGGCGGCCGTCGAGGGGCTCGCCGTCCTGGGTCTGGCCGCCGCTCCGAATCCGTACGTGGCCGGGGCGGCGCTCGCCGTCTGCGGGGCGGGCATGGGCGCCACGATGGTGATCGCCCCCTCCCTCCGGCAGACGATCGTCCCCGCCCACCTGATGGGCCGGGTCGCGTCCACCTCCCGCATGCTGGCCATGTGCGCCGCCCCCGTCGGTGCCTTCCTGGGCGGCTGGCTCGCCACCGCCTACGACATCCGCACCCCGCTCTACGCCGCCGCCGGCCTCCTCCTGGCGATGACCGCCCTCACCGCGACCATGACCAGCAACCGCCGCGTCGAAGCGGCACTGCGGGCCGCCGCCCCGGCAGCCGTTCCGGATACCGCCCCGGCAGCCGTTCCGGATACCGCCGGGGCGGCCGGTCCGGACCGCCCGGAGGCCGTGGCCGCGCCCTGA
- a CDS encoding Tat pathway signal protein produces MLTATAVPLIAPAAADAATGGRACLFLDKEGARFAGRTYGHVAWAIRDPKHAEHWIWGATEGYRGKAVIAAGSENGSWIKGGSWNDLRASLRRDGRHRAGYYDAYRCINTAGGDLKAAQRTFRTGKSSGYNVGLNNCLTKSIAIFRTYSPALSTKHLPKGEVVPPRNYFATSLDNARGWEKARTY; encoded by the coding sequence GTGCTGACGGCGACGGCCGTCCCGCTGATCGCCCCGGCCGCGGCCGACGCCGCCACGGGCGGCCGGGCCTGCCTCTTCCTGGACAAGGAGGGCGCCCGGTTCGCCGGCCGGACATACGGACACGTCGCCTGGGCGATCCGTGACCCGAAGCACGCCGAACACTGGATCTGGGGTGCCACCGAGGGCTACCGGGGCAAGGCGGTCATCGCCGCCGGCTCCGAGAACGGCAGCTGGATCAAGGGCGGCTCCTGGAACGACCTCCGCGCGAGCCTCCGGCGGGACGGCCGCCACAGGGCGGGCTACTACGACGCCTACCGGTGCATCAACACCGCAGGTGGCGACCTCAAGGCCGCGCAGCGCACCTTCCGCACCGGGAAGAGCAGCGGCTACAACGTGGGCCTCAACAACTGCCTCACGAAGTCGATCGCGATCTTCCGCACGTACAGCCCCGCCCTCAGCACGAAGCACCTGCCGAAGGGGGAAGTCGTCCCGCCCAGGAACTACTTCGCGACCTCTCTGGACAACGCGCGGGGCTGGGAGAAGGCGCGTACGTACTGA
- a CDS encoding sodium:solute symporter family protein, with the protein MNSLDWTVLIGYFGVMVAIGLWSHKRVDTVGDFFTAGGKMPWWLSGISHHMSGYSAVMFTGYAGIAYTYGVTSFVTWSLPIAIGIFIGAKLFAPRLNRLRSRLRVSSPLEYLKNRYNIQTQQALAWSGLLLKIVDVGAKWAAIATLLSVFTGLTITQGILITGVITAIYCTVGGLWADALTELGQFIIQLFAGLAMLIAVMGKLDGFSTLWTVWDKLPDGHADPTAGPYTVTFLLAFLFIKTFEYNGGMWNQAQRYMATDSARSATRSARLSAVLWFVWPLVLFFPMWCAPLLVHAQKPDASDSYALMTEQLLPHGLLGLVIVGFFSHTMAMCSSDANAISAVFTRDIMPTLAKSARGWNERVGLIAARWTTIAFLALSMAVATQVNSPTFKDIITVVIKWVAGLMGPIAIPFMLGLLRTFRKSGPTAALVSWALGLVAFWLVNYPINWAVDGGVPLQYQVSVPLAVSLVLYIVIGFVKPEDTPERDAVLARINEDGDDGSAAASLPAQGGPAADAAPIRD; encoded by the coding sequence ATGAACAGTCTCGACTGGACCGTACTCATCGGATACTTCGGTGTGATGGTCGCGATCGGCCTCTGGTCGCACAAGCGCGTGGACACCGTCGGCGACTTCTTCACGGCCGGCGGGAAGATGCCGTGGTGGCTGTCCGGCATCTCGCACCACATGTCGGGGTACAGCGCGGTGATGTTCACCGGCTATGCCGGCATCGCCTACACGTACGGGGTCACCTCCTTCGTCACGTGGTCGCTCCCGATCGCCATCGGCATCTTCATCGGCGCGAAGCTCTTCGCGCCCCGGCTCAACCGGCTGCGCTCGCGGCTGCGGGTCTCCTCGCCGCTGGAGTACCTGAAGAACCGCTACAACATCCAGACCCAGCAGGCTCTCGCCTGGTCCGGGCTGCTGCTGAAGATCGTGGACGTCGGCGCCAAGTGGGCCGCGATCGCGACCCTGTTGTCCGTCTTCACCGGTCTCACCATCACCCAGGGCATCCTGATCACCGGCGTCATCACCGCCATCTACTGCACGGTGGGCGGGCTGTGGGCCGACGCGCTCACCGAGCTGGGGCAGTTCATCATCCAGCTCTTCGCCGGGCTCGCGATGCTGATCGCGGTAATGGGCAAGCTGGACGGCTTCTCCACCCTGTGGACGGTCTGGGACAAGCTCCCCGACGGCCACGCCGACCCGACCGCCGGCCCGTACACGGTGACCTTCCTGCTGGCGTTCCTCTTCATCAAGACGTTCGAGTACAACGGCGGTATGTGGAACCAGGCCCAGCGGTACATGGCCACCGACTCGGCCCGCTCCGCGACGCGTTCGGCCAGGCTCTCCGCCGTCCTCTGGTTCGTCTGGCCGCTGGTGCTGTTCTTCCCGATGTGGTGCGCGCCGCTGCTCGTCCACGCGCAGAAGCCGGACGCCTCGGACAGCTACGCCCTGATGACCGAACAGCTTTTGCCGCACGGCCTGTTGGGCCTGGTGATCGTCGGCTTCTTCTCGCACACGATGGCCATGTGCTCCTCGGACGCCAACGCCATCTCCGCCGTCTTCACCCGCGACATCATGCCGACCCTCGCCAAGTCGGCGCGCGGCTGGAACGAGCGGGTCGGCCTGATCGCGGCCCGCTGGACCACGATCGCGTTCCTGGCGCTGTCGATGGCGGTCGCCACGCAGGTCAACTCCCCCACGTTCAAGGACATCATCACCGTCGTCATCAAGTGGGTCGCCGGTCTGATGGGCCCGATCGCCATCCCGTTCATGCTCGGCCTGCTGCGTACGTTCCGGAAGTCCGGTCCGACCGCGGCGCTGGTCAGCTGGGCGCTGGGCCTGGTCGCGTTCTGGCTGGTCAACTACCCGATCAACTGGGCCGTCGACGGCGGGGTCCCGCTCCAGTACCAGGTCTCCGTACCGCTCGCGGTCTCCCTGGTCCTCTACATCGTGATCGGCTTCGTGAAGCCGGAGGACACCCCGGAGCGCGACGCGGTCCTCGCCCGCATCAACGAGGACGGCGACGACGGTTCGGCCGCCGCGTCCCTCCCCGCCCAGGGCGGCCCGGCCGCGGACGCCGCCCCGATCCGGGACTGA
- a CDS encoding DUF397 domain-containing protein — translation MAIIQGATDMWTKSSYSGGNGACVEVKSPVALSIAVRDSKVTEGPSISFVPGAWNAFVRDVAERTLDV, via the coding sequence ATGGCTATCATCCAGGGTGCTACGGACATGTGGACCAAGTCCTCGTACTCCGGCGGCAACGGCGCCTGCGTCGAGGTCAAGTCCCCCGTCGCGCTCTCCATCGCGGTCCGCGACTCGAAGGTGACCGAGGGCCCCTCGATCTCCTTCGTGCCCGGCGCGTGGAACGCGTTCGTCCGGGACGTCGCGGAGCGCACGCTCGACGTCTGA
- a CDS encoding helix-turn-helix transcriptional regulator, with protein sequence MPSTVNPTVRRRRLGQELRRLRELKGMTAEEVADRLLVSQSKISRLENGRRSISQRDVRDLCGVYEVADHRIVDSLMQMAKDSRQQGWWHAFGDIPYSVYIGLETDAESLRGYEPQVVPGLLQTRAYSEALITGALPEAPPADIEKRVNVRARRQDRINDTERPLRLWVVIDESALHRTVGGKQVMIEQLEHLVACSQLPHVTVQVLPFDMGAHPGINGQYAILEFPDTADSSVVYIEGVTSDLYLEKANDVQRYSVMYEHLRAQALNVEQSRRFIGEVAKKYTD encoded by the coding sequence GTGCCGTCCACCGTCAATCCCACCGTCAGGCGACGTCGGTTGGGCCAGGAATTGCGCCGCCTGCGCGAACTCAAGGGCATGACCGCGGAAGAGGTCGCCGACCGCCTGCTGGTCTCGCAGTCGAAGATCAGCCGGCTGGAGAACGGCCGCCGTTCCATCAGCCAGCGGGACGTCCGCGACCTCTGCGGGGTCTACGAGGTCGCGGATCACCGGATCGTCGACTCCCTCATGCAGATGGCGAAGGACTCGCGCCAGCAGGGCTGGTGGCACGCGTTCGGCGACATCCCGTACAGCGTCTACATCGGCCTGGAGACCGACGCCGAGTCCCTGCGGGGTTACGAGCCCCAGGTCGTCCCGGGTCTGCTCCAGACGCGGGCGTACTCCGAGGCGCTGATCACGGGTGCCCTCCCCGAGGCGCCGCCGGCCGACATCGAGAAGCGGGTGAACGTCCGGGCCCGGCGTCAGGACCGGATCAACGACACCGAACGGCCGTTGCGGCTCTGGGTGGTCATCGACGAATCGGCGCTGCACCGGACGGTCGGCGGCAAGCAGGTGATGATCGAGCAGCTGGAGCACCTCGTCGCCTGCTCCCAGCTGCCGCACGTGACCGTGCAGGTGCTGCCGTTCGACATGGGCGCGCATCCGGGGATCAACGGGCAGTACGCCATCCTGGAGTTCCCCGACACGGCCGATTCCAGCGTGGTCTACATCGAGGGCGTCACGAGCGACCTGTACCTGGAGAAGGCGAACGACGTCCAGCGGTACAGCGTCATGTACGAGCACCTCCGGGCCCAGGCGCTCAACGTCGAGCAGAGCCGCCGGTTCATCGGCGAGGTCGCGAAGAAGTACACCGACTGA
- a CDS encoding GPP34 family phosphoprotein, protein MGRSRRTIPEELLLLALDPTTGTTAQPQSLDLGLAGAQLVELALAGRIAPDGDRIAVVMPRPTGDPTLDSALELLRRRGSPVRAVHWIGGPRLGLRQVYLAHLERCGMVHAVAGQMCGVLPTTRYQATDTAVSRDIKSRLDSAIRTGVPPDPRTAALAALAHAVGLGKHLYPGNEGRSSRSRLRDLIRHDPMGGLVAHAVMDVQSGAGAQPRRNQQAAGVPLQPQARRGSMAQTAAS, encoded by the coding sequence ATGGGCAGGAGCCGCAGAACAATTCCGGAAGAGCTTTTGCTGCTCGCTCTGGACCCGACCACGGGTACCACGGCGCAGCCGCAGTCGCTCGACCTCGGCCTCGCCGGAGCACAGCTAGTGGAGCTGGCTCTGGCAGGTCGGATAGCCCCTGACGGGGATCGTATCGCCGTGGTGATGCCACGGCCGACTGGAGATCCGACACTGGACTCCGCACTGGAACTGCTGCGCAGACGTGGCAGTCCGGTACGGGCGGTCCACTGGATCGGCGGACCCCGACTGGGGCTCCGTCAGGTCTATCTCGCTCATCTGGAGCGGTGCGGCATGGTGCATGCCGTGGCGGGCCAGATGTGCGGAGTGCTGCCGACGACTCGCTACCAAGCGACGGACACGGCGGTCAGCAGGGACATCAAGTCCCGGCTGGACAGTGCGATCCGCACCGGCGTACCGCCGGACCCGCGGACCGCGGCGCTTGCCGCGCTGGCCCACGCGGTCGGACTCGGCAAGCACCTGTACCCGGGGAACGAGGGGCGTTCATCACGCTCCCGCCTCCGGGACCTGATCAGACACGACCCGATGGGCGGCCTCGTGGCGCATGCCGTGATGGACGTCCAGAGCGGCGCGGGCGCACAGCCCCGCCGCAACCAGCAGGCAGCGGGAGTGCCTTTGCAGCCGCAAGCACGACGCGGCAGCATGGCGCAGACCGCGGCAAGCTGA